From the genome of Metarhizium brunneum chromosome 4, complete sequence, one region includes:
- the dhx29 gene encoding ATP-dependent RNA helicase dhx29 yields MAGNKKKKKPAANPARGFATTSIASKPRPEVSDSEAKPLADGVSGASAPPSKENAPPSAKSTTGDGHGSATAHQTSEDKPLSPEEFERQLEESELQLLVEKHSQKTKRDAQRQRTRLETDRRLLRSQADLVNAPKWLPPDLVEHILDLIKAEMRFAGSSLSSENVGTGKLPSEEDMIVRLWTLRQTLAAAGFPEARVEAVLKHILDIATNVSSSVKDSIWGLDESLEWLARECPAEELPLYEFKGKPISRDTPTDTPNASRPGTPKPLSLSSGKNKANTRGSKSASPNKKLVMTYDLDIEPEDLIPEYVSARAKHLELSRSVRPTDSEDKTQLEIAKLEAKIKKIESDVLFDKFNADLRWKSEKILVERQLAAAKKEAQAAAEELGSKAEQTPEANADDSVNDEADRIAAEILAQEDEDSDAITGLFASLPQNEVDPNTGKTQTVITAADGTKLVLRDFGKWTGVGPRRVLEDSCRSRDPSVRMTYTVVSEATFASRQSVDIWWTKAQELPHVLPDSDVEVAADATHFTFTMKSVAVSDAKQSEAYISTAALFHIFNGNSKDEKVSLRLPPVWKDLWSEMAEAKKDYMDTQDREAVRSLRTMVRQRQDQELEDGVIAFRGRGAARNSPDSTQNGSLDRSRLNTAGVESLQKIWYDKARGEKFQSMLKFRMQLPMWQFRPQVLAAVDDNQVVIVCGETGCGKSTQVPAFLLEHELSQGRHCKIYCTEPRRISAISLARRVSDELGENKGDLGTNRSLVGYSIRLEANTSRETRLVFATTGIVMRMLEGSNDLREVTHLILDEVHERSIDSDFLLIVLKRLLTKRKDLKVVLMSATVDAERFSAYLGGAPILNVPGRTFPVDIRYLEDAVELTGYRPSDSPEEKMVDLDDDVVEGEGNGPKSEISSSLSAYSPQTRSTLTQLDEYRIDFDLILQLMVRIASDESLAFYSKAILVFLPGIAEIRTLNDMLLGDPRFAKDWLVYPLHSSIATEDQESAFLVPPPGVRKIVLATNIAETGITIPDVTCVIDTGKHREMRFDEKKQLSRLIDTFISRANAKQRRGRAGRVQNGLCFHMFTKYRHDCIMSDQQTPEMLRLSLQDLAIRVKICKIGGIEETLSGALDAPSAKNIRRAIDALVDVRALTTAEELTPLGHQLARLPLDVFLGKLILLGTVFKCLDMSITVAAILSSKSPFSAPWGQRAQADNARMAFRRADSDLLTIYNAYLAWKRVCQANSGGGKEFQFCRKNFLSQQTLANIEDLKGQLLVSLADSGFLSLTEEERRTLARLRFAQGRRRQQNFYEVPRRVNINSENDLISSSVIAWSFYPKLLVRDTPGTKGLRNIGNNQNISLHPSSVNRGFLDIKWLSYYHIMQSKTVYHAHETTAVEPFAIALLCGDVRCDMFSGVIVLDGNRGRFALPDWKTMLVLKVLRTRLRELLTRSFKQPGKLPTAQQEKWLEVWQKLFTQDQRDDGKSSGVSVAVAKA; encoded by the exons ATGGCTGgcaacaagaaaaagaagaagcccgctGCTAACCCGGCACGCGGCTTTGCGACTACCTCGATTGCCTCCAAACCCCGGCCTGAAGTATCCGACTCGGAAGCAAAGCCGTTGGCCGATGGTGTTTCTGGTGCTTCTGCCCCTCCATCCAAGGAAAATGCCCCGCCATCCGCAAAGTCCACGACTGGTGATGGTCATGGCAGTGCGACtgcccaccagaccagcGAGGACAAGCCCTTGAGCCCCGAAGAGTTTGAAAGGCAGCTTGAAGAGTCCGAACTGCAACTCCTCGTCGAGAAGCATTCCCAGAAAACCAAGCGTGATGCCCAGCGACAACGAACTCGACTCGAAACTGACCGACGCCTGCTCCGTAGCCAGGCTGATCTGGTCAATGCTCCAAAATGGCTACCTCCAGACCTGGTGGAACATATTCTCGACCTCATCAAGGCAGAGATGAGGTTTGCCGGGTCAAGCTTGTCATCCGAAAATGTCGGCACTGGAAAGCTTCCGTCCGAGGAGGACATGATTGTTCGGCTGTGGACCTTGCGCCAGACCTTGGCCGCTGCTGGATTTCCCGAGGCACGAGTGGAAGCTGTTCTTAAACACATTTTGGATATTGCCACCaatgtttcttcttctgtcAAAGACTCCATATGGGGCCTGGATGAGTCCTTGGAGTGGCTTGCCCGAGAGTGCCCTGCCGAGGAACTTCCCTTATACGAATTCAAGGGCAAGCCTATTTCCAGAG ATACCCCTACAGATACCCCAAACGCATCACGCCCCGGTACTCCCAAGCCTCTGTCACTCAGCTCCGGCAAGAACAAAGCAAATACTCGAGGAAGCAAGTCTGCATCGCCAAATAAAAAGCTTGTCATGACATACGACCTAGATATAGAACCCGAAGATCTGATACCCGAATACGTTTCCGCAAGAGCAAAGCATCTCGAGCTCAGCCGTAGCGTTAGACCAACCGATAGCGAGGACAAGACACAACTAGAGATTGCTAAGCTTGaagctaaaataaaaaagatcGAGAGTGACGTTCTTTTCGATAAGTTCAATGCCGACCTTAGGTGGAAATCCGAGAAGATCCTTGTCGAAAGACAactggctgctgccaagaaggaagCACAAGCTGCGGCAGAGGAACTCGGATCGAAAGCAGAGCAAACACCAGAAGCCAATGCCGACGATAGTGTAAACGATGAGGCGGATCGTATTGCTGCGGAAATTTTGGcccaagaagatgaagatagCGACGCCATTACTGGACTATTCGCATCCCTCCCACAGAATGAGGTGGATCCAAACACGGGCAAAACGCAGACTGTCATTACCGCTGCAGATGGTACTAAACTTGTCCTTCGAGACTTTGGGAAATGGACAGGAGTGGGCCCTAGAAGAGTTTTGGAGGACTCTTGTCGCTCCAG AGACCCGTCAGTCAGAATGACGTATACTGTAGTCTCTGAAGCTACATTTGCTAGCCGCCAATCTGTTGATATTTGGTGGACAAAAGCTCAGGAGCTGCCTCACGTCTTGCCCGATTCTGACGTCGAAGTCGCCGCTGACGCGACGCATTTCACCTTCACGATGAAAAGTGTTGCTGTGTCTGATGCCAAACAATCCGAGGCCTACATCTCCACTGCGGCCCTTTTCCACATATTTAACGGTAATTCGAAGGATGAGAAAGTTAGTCTAAGACTACCCCCTGTTTGGAAAGATCTTTGGTCAGAAATGGCAGAAGCGAAGAAGGACTATATGGATACTCAGGATCGCGAAGCAGTGAGGTCGTTGAGAACCATGGTTCGCCAACGACAAGATCAAGAGCTAGAAGATGGAGTTATTGCCTTCCGAGGCCGTGGGGCAGCTAGAAACTCACCAGATTCGACACAAAATGGATCCTTGGATCGCTCAAGGCTAAACACTGCTGGTGTAGAATCGTTGCAGAAAATTTGGTATGACAAGGCTAGGGGTGAAAAGTTCCAATCCATGTTG AAATTCCGAATGCAGCTCCCCATGTGGCAGTTTCGACCACAAGTCCTTGCGGCTGTTGACGACAACCAAGTCGTCATTGTCTGTGGAGAGACGGGATG CGGCAAGAGCACGCAAGTACCTGCATTTTTGCTGGAACACGAACTATCTCAAGGCAGGCACTGCAAAATATACTGTACAGAACCTCGCAGAATTTCGGCCATCTCTCTGGCCAGGCGCGTAAGCGACGAACTTGGTGAAAACAAGGGTGATTTAGGTACCAACAGATCACTTGTGGGATACTCCATCCGTCTTGAAGCCAACACATCTCGGGAAACGAGACTGGTTTTCGCTACGACTGGTATTGTTATGCGAATGTTGGAGGGATCCAACGATCTCCGTGAGGTGACACATTTGATTCTTGACGAGGTTCACGAACGATCTATCGACAGCGATTTCCTTCTCATCGTCCTCAAGAGGCTCTTGACGAAGAGAAAAGACCTCAAGGTTGTGCTTATGTCTGCCACAGTGGACGCCGAACGGTTCTCGGCATATTTGGGTGGCGCACCAATTCTGAATGTACCTGGTCGAACATTTCCAGTGGATATACGCTATCTGGAAGATGCTGTTGAACTCACAGGATACCGGCCGAGCGACTCGCCTGAGGAGAAGATGGTCgatcttgatgatgatgttgtggAGGGAGAGGGCAACGGTCCAAAGAGTGAAATCTCTTCGAGCTTATCGGCCTACTCTCCGCAGACAAGAAGCACATTAACTCAATTGGACGAATACCGCATCGACTTCGACCTAATTCTACAGCTCATGGTGCGTATTGCCTCGGATGAGTCCCTCGCATTTTACAGCAAGGCAATCCTAGTATTTTTGCCAGGTATTGCTGAAATTCGAACTCTCAACGACATGCTCCTTGGAGACCCGCGATTCGCCAAAGACTGGCTGGTATACCCTCTCCATTCCTCTATTGCTACTGAGGACCAAGAATCGGCCTTCCTCGTACCACCTCCAGGAGTGCGCAAGATTGTGCTCGCCACCAACATCGCCGAGACTGGTATTACAATCCCGGACGTCACTTGCGTTATCGACACCGGAAAGCATCGCGAGATGCGTTTTGACGAGAAGAAACAGCTATCTCGACTAATTGATACCTTTATTTCTAGAGCCAACGCGAAACAAAGGCGAGGCCGTGCAGGTCGTGTTCAAAATGGTTTATGCTTCCATATGTTCACCAAGTATCGACACGACTGTATTATGAGTGACCAGCAGACGCCTGAAATGCTTCGTTTATCTCTACAGGACCTGGCTATTCGCGTCAAGATTTGCAAGATTGGCGGGATCGAGGAGACACTTAGTGGTGCCCTGGATGCTCCATCGGCTAAGAATATTCGCCGTGCTATTGATGCATTGGTAGATGTTCGTGCCTTGACAACAGCCGAGGAACTCACTCCTTTGGGCCACCAGCTCGCGAGATTACCTCTTGATGTGTTCCTGGGTAAGCTTATCCTGTTGGGCACGGTATTCAAATGCCTCGACATGTCTATCACCGTTGCCGCTATTCTCTCATCAAAGTCACCCTTTTCTGCGCCCTGGGGTCAGCGTGCACAAGCCGATAATGCACGAATGGCCTTCCGTCGAGCAGATTCCGATCTTCTCACTATATACAACGCCTACCTTGCCTGGAAGCGAGTATGCCAAGCCAACAGCGGCGGGGGCAAAGAATTTCAATTCTGTCGCAAGAATTTCCTCAGTCAGCAGACGCTGGCCAATATCGAAGACTTGAAGGGCCAGCTGCTTGTATCCCTAGCAGACTCGGGTTTCCTCTCCTTAACAGAGGAAGAGCGCCGTACACTCGCACGTCTTCGATTCGCacaaggccgtcgacgccagcaAAATTTTTACGAAGTTCCTCGACGAGTCAACATCAATAGTGAAAACGACTTGATTTCCTCATCGGTCATTGCCTGGAGCTTCTACCCCAAGCTTCTTGTTCGCGATACACCCGGTACGAAAGGCCTCCGTAACATTGGCAATAATCAGAACATTAGTTTGCACCCGTCCTCTGTGAATAGAGGCTTCTTGGACATCAAATGGCTATCCTACTATCACATTATGCAGTCAAAGAC TGTTTATCACGCGCATGAAACCACTGCGGTTGAACCATTTGCCATTGCCCTTCTTTGCGGCGACGTCCGCTGCGAT ATGTTCTCGGGTGTAATTGTCCTCGACGGTAACAGAGGACGCTTCGCCCTACCGGACTGGAAGACTATGCTCGTTCTCAAAGTCCTCCGTACTCGACTCCGCGAATTACTTACTCGTTCATTCAAACAACCGGGTAAATTACCGACTGCCCAGCAAGAGAAATGGCTAGAAGTGTGGCAGAAGTTGTTCACGCAAGATCAGAGGGACGATGGAAAGAGCAGTGGTGTATCTGTGGCTGTGGCTAAGGCATAG